The Nerophis lumbriciformis linkage group LG36, RoL_Nlum_v2.1, whole genome shotgun sequence DNA window accgataattcccgatattacattttaacgcaattatcggacatctctaaacaatactattaaaaaaacaacattaaaaagtgTTATAGAAgagcaaacatgtgaaatgtaacaagaaaaagttgccatgcaggctgtttttttctctttaaaactgtcattgctctgaaaataataatgtatcaaaatccatgttgttatcaattattgaccaattcaaggctaaccttacttcacatcaaatattccactttgaaatattttttgaggaaaacattgcatattttgtttgtttgacataagaaaacaaaggttttttttgttgtttttttttacaaaaatggcataaattaaaaaaccaaaaaataataataataaaattaaaataaaattgtataaTTGATTGATagagctgaagttgatctagagatttaagcattgaaagtaaaaaaaataaaaataatatatatatgggggcggcgtggcgcagtggaagagtggccgtgcgcgacccaagggtccctggttcaatccccacctagtaccaacctcgtcatgtccgttgtgtcctgagcaagacatggcagctccctccatcagtgtgtgaatgtgtgtgtgaatgggtaaatgtggaagtagtgtcaaagcgctttgagtaccttgaaggtagaaaagcgctatacaagtacaacccatttatttatttatatgacttatttttaacacttatgagtggatccccgagaattttagtaggatgttttttaaactgtcattgctcaaaaaataataatgtatcaaaatcaatgatgttatgaattattgaccaattcaaggctaaccttacttcacatcaaatattccactttgaaatatttttttgaggaaaatattgcatattttgtgtgtttgacatAAGAAaacaaaggttgttttttttaatttaataaaaaaattaaaataaaaaaaacgataccgatagtaaaaaaaatgataccgatcatttccgatattacattttaacgcatttatcgacatccctaATTAATACTAAACACGTGACGTCGTCAGCCATGTTTTTTTGCTTCCTTTTGACCAAAACCTTTTAAGCTCGGACCTCCAAGATGGGAATTTCCACCTTTCCCAATCTCCCATCCTCCTAGAAGCGTCAAAAGGAGACAAACCTGACGTGGAACTCTATGCTCGGTCTCCCAGCGCTGCTGTGGTTGAGGGCCACGCCCATTAGCAGAGGCTCTCCGAGGGAACTCAGAGGAACGTTCACCTGGGAGATAAAAAGTGTCTATTTAGTCAAAAGACGTGAGAAGATCCCTACAATCCACAGGAGAGCGCGATAAACCTCCTGAGTTTGACGAGGACCCACCTCGTCTCTGATCTCAGCACACACGGATGAGAAAAGCTCGGAGACAACCGCTTCCGGACTCTTCTCCAGCAGGGTCATGTTGATGTTCTCCTCACCCAGACTCTGGCACACCGCCTGAGGATGAGCAGTTGAGGCAACACCGATGCACCAAGAACTATCACAAGACCTTACCTTTGGTTCTGGGTGACCACCAGGCATGTCCAGCTTCCCGCCCGCCTCCGCTACCTTCTGGCTGCGCCTGATCAGCACCACCTGCCTGTCGCCGGTGCACATAACGGCGCCCACGCCTAGAGGCTGGGCCAACAGGGCTTGGCGGCTGCTGAAGTCCGCCTCGCCGCGTCTACAGAGCTCCGCCACCCGCCAGGACCAGTTGGTCCCCAGATAGTCCTTGTAGGACGTGAGTCCGACACGCAGAGTCAGCACCCGTGCTGGCTCACTGGTGGTCCTCTCACCCCCTGCTGAGTCTTGGCAGGACGGAGTACGACATGAGGACTCTGCAGCAGACGGCAGACTGGGAGGTGGCGCCAGCTGAAAAGAGTGCAGCCTGAATTTGGCGCCGTTGAAAAGCCACGGCTCCTTGGTCACCCGCGCCGTCCACACCTCCTCGATGTGACGTTCAAGAGCTGCGTCCGACTGACGGTTGAACCTGCAAGTTCACATTCCAGCACCTCACACATGGAAATATGTCTTCATGCTGGATCATCCTACCTTTCAGAGAGCTCCACCTGCACCTGGGACTGCTGCAGACCTCGCCAGGGTCCACAGTGCAGCAGCAGAGACACATCAGGGTCCATCATCTACTGTATGTAGGTGCTCATCATTACTACAACACACAACGCTTTGTTTATTATAtacaaacttaaaggggaactgcactttttttttatgttgcctatcgttcacaatcattatgaaagacaagtctttttttattaggattttaaagatgatactgttgtagccttcaaagtctctaaaacaacttcaaaaccctccatcaacgttgtatatacacactgcaagcatatatataatgtagtaacatacaccttcataacaatatgtaatatgtacaatatacacactacaagtatatatatatatataatgtagtaacagacaccttcataacaatatgtaatatgtacaatatacacactgcaagtatatatatatataatgtagtaacagacaccttcataacaatatgtaatgttttatatacacactgcaagtatatatatcatgtaggaaCAGAcatctttataacaatatgtaatatgtacaatatacacactgcaagtaccggtatatatataatgtagtaactgacaccttcataacaatatgtaatatgtacaatatacacactgcaagtatatatataatgtagtaaaagacaccttcataacaatatgtaataagtacaatatacacactgcaagtatatatatcatgtaggaaCAGAcatctttataacaatatgtaatatgtagaatatacacactgcaagtatatatatataatgtagtaacagacaccttcataacaatatgtaatatgtacaatatacacactgcaagtatatatatatatatatatatatataatgtagtaaaagacaccttcataacaatatgtaatatgtacaatatacacactgcatgtatgtatatatatatatatatatatatatatatatatatatatatatatatatatatatatatatatatatataatgtagtaaaagacaccttcataacaatatgtaatatgtacaatatacacactgcaagtatatacggtatataatgtagtaacagacaccttcataacgatatgtaatgttttatatacacactgcaagtatatatatcatgtaggaacagacaccttcataacaatatgtaatatgtacaatatacacactgcaagtatatatatatatataatgtagtaacatacaccttcaaaacaatatgtacaatatacacactgcaagtatatatatataatgtggtaacagacaccttcataacaatatgtaatatgtacaatatacacactgcaagtatacatgtaatgtagtaacagacaccttcataacaatatgcaatatgtacaatatacacactgcaagtatatatataatgtagtaacagacactttcataacaatatgtaatatgtacaatatacacactgcaagtaatatatatatatgtatatatatatatatatatatacatatatatatatatatatatatatataatgtagtaacatgtgataggttcaatatttaccatattttggttattttaatcAACAGTGGAACTTCCTTCCCTGGCGCATTTATTTGTAACTACGCTAGAAAAACgaatcctcagtgttcgctctttcaataacaatgtcgctacaccttggttattatacagtaaCGGAAcgcaaatgaagtattgttggcagtttttggatgcatttttaaagtgatttagagcaggggtgtcaaacgcacggcccgcaaacaggttttatccggcccgcgggatgagtttgcaaagtatgaaaatgagacgaaattttggaatgaaaaatGATTAAAtgcgtccactagatgtcgcaatagcaattctttgcatctttgtagacgatgctacatatgtaaaaaaaaaaatagtgcaccagtcgaggaaaatgatcaaactacataaataacatcctgtaatttgaattTGATATTACTTTTTgattttgatggattgaaaatgaacaccaatgagttgactgatgaacattatcacatcatttattcagaaagtataaataatgacaaataaagatagaatactattaactgcatcatgtaagtgtaaaaaacaacaacacacccaACATtatgatgtccgataatatcggacagccgatattatcggccgataaatgctttaaaatgtaatatcggaaatgatcggtattggtttcaaaaagtaaaatgtatgactttttaaaacgccgctgtgtacacggacgtagggagaagtacagagcaccaataaaccttaaaggcactgcctttgcgtgccggcccaatcacataatatctacggctttttacacacacaagtgaatgcatagcatacttggtcaacagccatacaggtcacactgagggtggccgtataaacaactttaacactgttacaaatatgcgccacactgtgaacccacaccaaacaagaatgacaaacacatttcgggagaacatccgcactgtaacacaacataaacacaacagaacaaatacccagaaccccttgaagcactaactcttccgggacgctacaatatacaccccccgcccacctcaaccccgaacgcccccaacctcgcccacctcaacctcctcatgctctctcagggagagcatgtcccaaattaaaagctgctgttttgaggcatgttaaaaaaaattatgcactttttgacttcaataataaatatgacagtgccatgttggcattttttttttccataacttgagttgatttattttggaaaaccttgttacattgtttaatgcatccagcggggcatcacaacaaaatcaggcataataatgtgttaattccacgactgtatacatctgtatcggtaattaagagttggacaatatcggcaaaaaagccattatcggacatctctaatttgtacattttcagaatgtgcttgttctatttttaatcaaaagaaaacaatctgaagttgtctttatttttaagttatcgcgccgtgattttaccacttgggagtagatttttctccatgtgggccacccatctaaaatgagtttgacacccctgatttagaggcagaattgattgctcccattagctgcattgctagtcaCATAGAACAAGACGATTTAAcatgttaaaatacaaaaaaaaaacaaaaaaaaaaaacttttgttttcttgtccctcataaggattgtgaacgataggcaaaattcccccgccaataaagtgcagttcccctttaagaagtcaTCAAGGAGGTCCAAAGTGCACATTTATTGCTATTACAAGCTTTATCAGATGATAATATTTTACAATCTTAAAAACATTATGTGCATTGCAAGACAGTATAAATGACTCTATATTAGTCTTTGTGCAGATTTATAAAAACACACTGTACACAAAATGGATGTAAATTAATTCTAAATACAGGTCATTTAATTGTGACATTCAA harbors:
- the nudt22 gene encoding uridine diphosphate glucose pyrophosphatase NUDT22 isoform X1, which translates into the protein MMDPDVSLLLHCGPWRGLQQSQVQVELSERFNRQSDAALERHIEEVWTARVTKEPWLFNGAKFRLHSFQLAPPPSLPSAAESSCRTPSCQDSAGGERTTSEPARVLTLRVGLTSYKDYLGTNWSWRVAELCRRGEADFSSRQALLAQPLGVGAVMCTGDRQVVLIRRSQKVAEAGGKLDMPGGHPEPKAVCQSLGEENINMTLLEKSPEAVVSELFSSVCAEIRDEVNVPLSSLGEPLLMGVALNHSSAGRPSIEFHVRCSLSSAEVKELYWKGGAEANESTDVVFLSTAEVLGLDSSSPLWSELCPSAKGAVLLYQTVTPHV
- the nudt22 gene encoding uridine diphosphate glucose pyrophosphatase NUDT22 isoform X2; the encoded protein is MMDPDVSLLLHCGPWRGLQQSQVQVELSERFNRQSDAALERHIEEVWTARVTKEPWLFNGAKFRLHSFQLAPPPSLPSAAESSCRTPSCQDSAGGERTTSEPARVLTLRVGLTSYKDYLGTNWSWRVAELCRRGEADFSSRQALLAQPLGVGAVMCTGDRQVVLIRRSQKVAEAGGKLDMPGGHPEPKAVCQSLGEENINMTLLEKSPEAVVSELFSSVCAEIRDEVNVPLSSLGEPLLMGVALNHSSAGRPSIEFHVSYCKEFRDVTIYAP